In Epinephelus lanceolatus isolate andai-2023 chromosome 13, ASM4190304v1, whole genome shotgun sequence, the following are encoded in one genomic region:
- the LOC117270408 gene encoding putative G-protein coupled receptor 132, giving the protein MHESPTTETLPLTNTTSSSLCEPLYEEGRLPLVLLYSLVLAVGLPANLLTIYLTWLQVCRKNVLGVYLWSLSLCDLTYLGTLPLWAHYVSRGHLWSWSSAACKLTGYIFFNNMYISIFLLCCISCDRYVAVVYSVESRGLRRQRHAALIALGIVLLVAVGHAPVFTMTEGDAAESDRRCFEPSQSSAKVTGFNYARFIIGFLIPLLVLVVTNRGILANVRRSTGLRQEQKERVRWLALAVVVLFLVCFAPYHVILLVRAILFHFPEDGTCLFERTIYTPYTISLGLSTINSAVNPILYVLSSDNIRKELSRGLVRVCDRAHLRPRSDSSQNKIQPNKNSSELHVMTETERPQGGPPPGT; this is encoded by the coding sequence ATGCACGAGTCTCCGACAACCGAGACACTTCCTCTGACGAACACCACTAGTTCCTCTTTGTGCGAGCCTCTGTATGAAGAGGGCCGTCTGCCACTGGTGCTGCTGTACAGCCTGGTGCTGGCGGTAGGACTGCCCGCCAACCTGCTGACCATCTACCTCACCTGGCTGCAGGTGTGCAGGAAGAACGTGCTGGGCGTTTACCTGTGGAGCCTGTCGCTGTGTGACCTCACCTACCTGGGAACATTGCCGCTGTGGGCGCACTACGTCAGCAGAGGTCACTTGTGGTCATGGAGCTCAGCCGCCTGCAAGCTAACGGGCTACATCTTCTTCAACAACATGTACATCAGCATCTTCCTACTCTGCTGCATCTCCTGTGACCGCTACGTCGCCGTGGTCTACAGTGTCGAGTCCCGTGGCCTCCGCCGACAGCGACATGCTGCCCTAATCGCTCTTGGCATCGTGTTGCTGGTCGCTGTCGGTCACGCCCCCGTCTTCACCATGACGGAGGGCGACGCCGCTGAGAGCGACCGCCGCTGCTTCGAACCAAGTCAGAGCAGCGCCAAGGTGACGGGCTTCAACTACGCCCGCTTCATCATTGGCTTCCTGATCCCGctgctggtgctggtggtgaCAAATCGGGGCATCCTGGCCAATGTGCGGCGCAGCACAGGGCTGCGGCAGGAGCAGAAGGAGCGCGTTCGCTGGCTGGCCCTGGCGGTGGTGGTGCTGTTTCTGGTCTGCTTCGCCCCATACCACGTCATCCTGCTGGTCCGAGCCATCCTCTTCCACTTCCCCGAGGACGGCACCTGTCTGTTTGAGAGGACGATATACACACCCTACACCATCTCACTCGGCCTGTCCACCATCAACAGTGCCGTCAACCCCATCCTCTACGTCCTGTCCAGCGACAACATCCGCAAAGAGCTGAGCCGAGGCCTCGTGCGGGTCTGTGACCGAGCGCACCTGAGACCACGATCAGACAGCAGCCAGAACAAGATCCAGCCCAACAAGAACTCCTCAGAGCTGCATGTGATGACCGAGACCGAGAGACCACAGGGAGGACCACCACCAGGGACCTGA
- the vipas39 gene encoding spermatogenesis-defective protein 39 homolog has translation MMKSKADEEDYWNSSKFKAFTFDDEDDEFSRLKESRQAVNSIRRLVEDEDDDDDDEVVKVSWSGEPVGSISWSVSETAASNQRTDREPAFPKISTETTTLSKSNSGYSLSSLFKGKTKGGNFQSFTDSFSDSSVRLYAPELRKPKSEYKDYVSDWSPEETVHRMQQGKVVSLEKFRSLQDKLLLLDYAVSAHDGNVITAVLIYLKRTLSKEVLFRELESRQTALRHFIHYLTETKDQRLLLELLRALGRTEDAALLQYKEHLSIADENKRRDFLKTCISLPFSPEDSAHVQDHYTLLERQIIIEATDRQAERGGKVEIFQKFPRRASILNMPLITTLYYCCFYHYTESEGTYSSPLNIRQTFKLSEKQYFVTALAARAKLKAWLDVDALFTSRNWLGFTKKKSPLSFQRVVDILQKNSAPTQVLQDYVALVDDAELRITLAQKHKCHDIVINTYRDLKDRQQLLGYRAKVERGSAEERKIDELLNNQQIRWKN, from the exons ATGATGAAGAGTAAAGCAGACGAGGAAGACTACTGGAACAGCTCCAAGTTTAAAGCCTTCACCTTCGATGATGAAGATGACGAGTTCAGCAGG TTAAAGGAGTCGCGGCAGGCGGTGAACAGCATCCGGCGCCTggtggaggatgaggatgatgatgatgatgatgaggtggTGAAGGTCAGCTGGAGCGGGGAACCTGTCGGGA GTATCTCCTGGTCTGTCAGTGAGACAGCAGCGTCCaatcagaggacagacagagagcccGCCTTCCCCAAAATCAGCACAGAGACAACGACGCTCAGCAAGAGTAACTCAGGGTACTCTCTGAGCTCTCTGTTCAAAG gaaaAACTAAAGGAGGGAACTTCCAGTCGTTCACTGACT cgTTCAGTGACTCGTCGGTTCGACTCTACGCTCCTGAACTCCGAAAACCCAAATCTGAGTACAAG GATTATGTCAGTGATTGGTCGCCTGAGGAGACAGTCCACAGGATGCAGCAGGGAAAG gttgtATCTCTGGAGAAGTTTCGGTCTCTTCAggacaaactgctgctgctggattaCGCCGTCAGCGCACACGATGGAAACGTCATCACTGCT gTGTTAATTTATTTGAAGAGGACTCTGAGTAAAG AGGTTTTGTTTCGGGAGCTGGAGTCCAGACAGACGGCTCTGAGACACTTCATCCACTATCTGACTGAAACCAAAGACCAGaggctgctgctggagctgctcAG AGCTCTGGGCAGGACAGAGGACGCAGCG CTGCTGCAGTACAAAGAACACCTGAGCATTGCAGACGAAAACAAGAGGCGGGACTTCCTGAAGACCTGCATCAG TCTTCCGTTTTCTCCGGAGGACTCTGCTCATGTTCAGGATCACTACACTCTGCTGGAGAGACAGATCATCATCGAG GCAACTGACCGGCAGGCTGAGCGCGGAGGGAAGGTGGAAATCTTCCAGAAGTTTCCTAGAAGAGCTTCGATTCTCAACATGCCGCTGATCACCACCCTGTACTACTGCTGCTTCTATCACTACACAGAGTCTGAG GGAACCTACAGCAGTCCACTGAACATCCGTCAGACCTTTAAG cTTTCGGAGAAGCAGTACTTTGTGACGGCGTTGGCGGCGCGGGCGAAGCTGAAGGCGTGGTTGGACGTAGATGCTCTATTCACCAGCAGGAACTGGCTCGGCTTCACCAAGAAGAAGTCACCCCTCAGCTTCCAACGAGTTGTCGACATCCTGCAGAAAAACTCCGCCCCCACACAG GTGCTGCAGGACTACGTGGCGCTGGTTGATGATGCGGAGCTGAGGATCACTTTGGCTCAGAAACATAAATGTCACGACATCGTCATCAAC ACGTACCGGGACCTGAAGGACCGGCAGCAGTTGCTAGGATACCGGGCGAAGGTGGAGAGAGGGTCGGCGGAGGAGAGGAAGATTGATGAGCTGCTCAACAAccag cAAATCCGGTGGAAGAACTGA
- the LOC117271079 gene encoding activator of 90 kDa heat shock protein ATPase homolog 1-like: MAKWGQGDPRWIVEQRADATNVNNWHWTERDVSGWSSERLRQLLLAVRVEGPEGVAQLTDINKLEGEASINNRKGKLFFFYEWQLRASWLGTSSAGLKYRGTLDVSNLSDENDMDDLDISVSLSKDQPDTPLLNLMRKSGVQEVRRVLGEYVLQLKSEFSQGMILPTADQPQPPQPQPQSQPQPPKQMIHIQTSKPPKSSVPKCSSSPAPCLEGVRISTCNFDLKETFQTSPDELYRTFIGQEFVQVFTRSAATVDGRRGGRFQMLDGSVSGEFTQLVLDRRIEMRWRFRTWPSEHYATISLELEDRGDETELRMECRGVPAGEEESTREGWRRFYFHAIKQTFGY; this comes from the exons ATGGCTAAATGGGGACAGGGAGATCCTCGATGGATCGTTGAGCAAAGAGCCGACGCCACCAACGTCAACAACTGGCACTg GACAGAGCGTGATGTCAGTGGCTGGTCCTCGGAGCGCCTCCGTCAGCTGCTGCTGGCGGTGCGGGTGGAGGGACCTGAGGGCGTCGCCCAGCTGACCGACATCAACAAACTGGAGGGCGAGGCGTCCATCAACAACCGCAAGGGaaaactcttcttcttctacgagTGGCAGCTGAGGGCCAGCTGGCTGG GGACGTCCAGTGCCGGATTGAAGTACCGAGGAACACTCGACGTGTCCAACCTGTCAGATGAGAACGACATGGACGACCTTGAC ATCTCAGTGTCTCTGAGTAAAGACCAGCCCGACACACCGCTCCTCAACCTCATGAGGAAGAGTGGCGTTCAGGAAGTCCGGAGGGTTCTGGGCGAGTACGTCCTTCAGCTCAAGTCAG AGTTCAGTCAGGGGATGATTCTTCCCACCGCCGACCAGCCTCAGCCGCCTCAGCCTCAACCTCAGTCTCAGCCTCAGCCCCCGAAACAGATGATTCACATCCAGACCAGTAAACCGCCG AAAAGCTCCGTCCCCAAGTGCTCATCTAGCCCTGCCCCCTGCCTCGAAGGTGTTCGAATCTCAACCTGCAACTTTGACCTGAAGGAAACTTTCCAAACGTCTCCTGATGAGCTGTACCGGACCTTCATTGGCCAGGAG TTTGTGCAGGTGTTCACGCGCTCTGCGGCGACAGTGGATGGTAGGCGTGGAGGGAGGTTCCAGATGTTGGACGGGAGTGTCAGTGGAGAGTTTACACAGCTG GTACTGGACCGGAGGATCGAGATGAGGTGGCGGTTCAGGACCTGGCCCAGCG AGCACTACGCCACCATCAGTCTGGAgctggaggacagaggagatgAGACAGAGCTGAGGATGGAGTGTCGAGGAGTCCCTGCGGGGGAGGAGGAGTCCACCAGGGAGGGCTGGAGGCGGTTCTACTTCCACGCCATCAAACAGACGTTTGGATACTGA